A region of Maribacter algicola DNA encodes the following proteins:
- a CDS encoding response regulator transcription factor, with amino-acid sequence MKKKDITILLVDDEPDILEILSYNLSSEGYEIITAKNGAEGVSKAKKKLPNLIILDVMMPEMDGIEACEIMRKTPGLENTIITFLTARGEDYSQVAGFDAGADDYITKPIKPKVLVSKVNALLRRLSKEDVPVEDITKVGDIVINREEYKIINQGEEIILPRKEFELLALLTSKPNKVFKREVILDRVWGNEVVVGGRTIDVHIRKLREKIGEDHFKTVKGVGYKFVL; translated from the coding sequence ATGAAGAAAAAGGATATTACCATACTTTTAGTGGATGACGAACCGGATATTTTGGAAATCTTAAGTTATAATCTCTCTTCTGAAGGCTATGAAATCATTACGGCCAAAAACGGTGCAGAGGGCGTTAGCAAAGCCAAAAAGAAGCTCCCTAATTTGATTATCCTGGATGTCATGATGCCCGAGATGGACGGTATAGAGGCATGCGAAATCATGAGGAAGACGCCGGGATTGGAAAATACCATAATTACCTTTTTGACCGCCAGAGGCGAGGATTATTCACAGGTGGCCGGGTTTGATGCGGGAGCCGATGACTATATTACGAAACCCATAAAACCAAAGGTTTTGGTTAGCAAGGTAAATGCCTTGCTTAGAAGATTATCCAAGGAAGATGTGCCTGTAGAGGACATTACGAAGGTGGGGGACATCGTAATCAATAGGGAAGAATACAAGATCATCAATCAGGGGGAGGAAATCATACTTCCGCGAAAAGAGTTTGAACTATTGGCCCTATTGACTTCAAAGCCCAATAAAGTATTTAAGCGAGAGGTTATCTTGGATCGGGTTTGGGGCAATGAGGTGGTCGTTGGTGGAAGGACCATTGATGTCCACATCCGTAAGCTACGTGAGAAAATAGGGGAAGATCATTTTAAGACCGTTAAGGGCGTGGGGTATAAGTTTGTACTGTAA
- a CDS encoding sensor histidine kinase: MAVRSKKSYRFAFRSALYIGAISFFVLGGLLWYFNMFDGLLLGIASLLIFTLSFVTLQLRIERFIYRRIKKIYDDVELLESTPLSTNPVTTDMRTLTAEIEKFAKDKKIEIDTLKIREEYRRDFLGNVSHELKTPLFTAQGYLETLLDGAIEDKNIRRKYISRANKAVERLIYIVRDLDLITKLEVGDLRLEKEDFNIIELIQNVFDLLEMKAHKKKIVLTFDMAYPNPIMVYADKEKIQQVLTNLLVNSIKYGNENGTTEVSVENLVKNKVIVRVTDNGEGIPANHLPRLFERFYRVDPSGSRKEGGSGLGLSIVKHVIEAHGEKIYVESSEDVGSEFSFTLEKSKLENTKSKK; the protein is encoded by the coding sequence ATGGCCGTACGATCTAAAAAATCCTATAGGTTTGCCTTTCGGTCGGCATTATACATAGGAGCTATTTCTTTTTTTGTTCTTGGGGGTCTTTTGTGGTATTTCAATATGTTTGACGGGTTGCTATTGGGCATTGCCTCCTTGCTCATTTTCACCCTTTCCTTTGTCACCCTTCAATTAAGGATCGAGCGATTCATCTACCGCCGGATCAAGAAAATTTATGACGATGTGGAATTGTTGGAATCCACTCCGCTCTCTACCAACCCGGTAACTACGGATATGCGTACCCTTACCGCCGAAATCGAAAAGTTTGCCAAGGACAAGAAGATAGAAATAGATACGCTAAAGATTAGGGAAGAGTATCGAAGGGATTTTTTGGGCAACGTTTCGCACGAGTTAAAGACTCCTTTGTTCACCGCGCAGGGTTATTTGGAAACACTTTTGGACGGGGCCATTGAGGACAAAAATATCCGAAGAAAATACATTTCCAGGGCCAATAAGGCAGTGGAGCGACTTATTTATATTGTACGTGACCTGGATTTGATCACCAAACTTGAGGTGGGCGATTTGCGATTGGAAAAGGAGGATTTCAATATTATCGAGCTCATACAAAATGTGTTCGACCTCCTAGAAATGAAGGCTCACAAAAAGAAAATTGTCCTCACTTTTGATATGGCCTATCCAAATCCTATAATGGTATATGCCGATAAGGAAAAAATCCAACAAGTATTGACCAACCTACTTGTGAATTCCATCAAATATGGGAACGAGAACGGCACTACAGAGGTCAGTGTTGAAAATTTGGTCAAGAACAAGGTTATTGTACGGGTAACCGATAACGGGGAGGGCATCCCTGCCAATCACTTGCCCAGATTGTTCGAACGTTTTTATAGGGTCGATCCAAGTGGTAGTAGAAAGGAAGGGGGCAGTGGCCTGGGTCTATCTATCGTAAAGCACGTAATTGAGGCACACGGTGAAAAAATTTATGTGGAGAGTTCCGAGGATGTGGGCTCCGAGTTTTCCTTTACCCTGGAGAAGAGTAAGTTAGAAAATACAAAATCCAAAAAATAA
- the trmB gene encoding tRNA (guanosine(46)-N7)-methyltransferase TrmB: MGSKNKLKRFKENETFPNVIQPTRKEVTNGFAYQGNWKAHFKNDHPIVLELGCGKGEYTIGLAKRNPHKNFIGIDIKGARFWRGAKTALEEELSNVAFLRTQIELVDLLFGKNEVSEIWITFPDPQIKYKRTKHRMTNAAFLEKYKRILEPQGLMHLKTDSEFMHGYTLGLLHGLGMDVIYANHDVYKNEGSPKDVLEIQTFYENQYLEKGKPITYIQFRIH; the protein is encoded by the coding sequence GTGGGCAGTAAGAACAAGCTAAAAAGATTCAAGGAAAACGAAACCTTTCCAAACGTAATCCAACCAACCCGGAAAGAAGTCACGAATGGTTTTGCATACCAGGGAAATTGGAAGGCACATTTTAAAAACGACCATCCGATTGTGTTGGAACTGGGTTGCGGAAAGGGCGAGTACACCATAGGTCTGGCCAAAAGGAACCCGCATAAGAATTTCATAGGTATCGACATCAAGGGCGCCAGATTTTGGAGGGGCGCCAAAACTGCCTTGGAGGAAGAACTGTCAAACGTAGCCTTTCTAAGAACCCAGATAGAGCTGGTGGACCTTTTGTTCGGAAAAAATGAAGTTTCTGAAATCTGGATTACTTTTCCCGACCCCCAAATCAAGTACAAACGTACCAAACATAGAATGACCAATGCCGCTTTTTTGGAGAAATACAAACGAATTTTGGAGCCCCAAGGATTGATGCACCTTAAGACCGATAGTGAGTTTATGCACGGCTATACATTGGGACTTTTGCATGGTTTGGGGATGGATGTCATTTACGCCAATCACGACGTCTACAAAAATGAAGGCAGCCCAAAGGATGTCTTGGAGATACAGACATTCTACGAAAATCAGTATCTTGAGAAAGGGAAACCCATAACCTATATTCAGTTTAGGATACACTAG